A genomic region of uncultured Treponema sp. contains the following coding sequences:
- the alr gene encoding alanine racemase, translated as MRATRALIHLDNLKNNIIEIKKCLKPETKMCVAVKADAYGHGAIPCAKAALEAGADYLSVATCEEGVELRNAGISSPILMLSLCSPNEVEEVVSAGITPFVFDEEYIELFSAACNKLGIENFAVHLAVDTGMGRIGCLPSEAGKIALKIKSCKNLVLGGTATHFALSDCVSEKGKSYTKFQFENFLEAISNIKKAGINPGLCHCANSAATLDSPEMHLDMVRPGIIVYGYYADEVSKEYLASKGKNVELKPVMTLESCVSSIRQFEKGKFAGYGCRWEAKSDTNVGVVPVGYADGWFRRFSECGVKIAVDGKNYPICGRICMDQCMIDLGADCAVKRWDKAVLFGDSSDGALQTADDIAHLTGTISYEITCGISKRVPRVFVQ; from the coding sequence ATGCGTGCTACAAGAGCTTTGATTCATTTGGATAATTTAAAAAACAATATTATAGAAATAAAAAAATGCTTAAAGCCTGAAACAAAAATGTGCGTTGCTGTAAAAGCTGATGCCTACGGACATGGAGCTATTCCTTGCGCGAAGGCTGCTCTTGAAGCTGGCGCGGATTATCTTTCTGTTGCGACTTGTGAAGAAGGCGTTGAGCTTAGAAATGCTGGAATTTCCTCGCCTATTCTTATGTTAAGTCTTTGTTCTCCAAATGAAGTTGAAGAAGTTGTTTCCGCCGGAATTACGCCTTTTGTTTTTGATGAAGAATATATAGAGCTTTTTTCTGCTGCCTGCAATAAACTTGGAATAGAAAATTTTGCGGTTCATCTTGCAGTTGATACAGGAATGGGCAGAATTGGATGTCTTCCTTCCGAAGCTGGAAAAATTGCGCTCAAAATTAAAAGCTGCAAAAATCTTGTTTTGGGCGGAACTGCGACTCATTTTGCGCTTAGCGACTGTGTTTCAGAAAAAGGAAAATCGTATACAAAGTTTCAGTTTGAAAATTTTCTTGAGGCAATCAGCAATATAAAAAAGGCTGGAATTAATCCCGGGCTTTGCCACTGCGCAAATTCTGCCGCTACGCTTGATTCTCCGGAAATGCATCTTGACATGGTTCGGCCAGGAATTATTGTTTATGGCTATTACGCTGACGAAGTTTCAAAAGAATATTTGGCTTCAAAAGGAAAAAATGTAGAACTAAAGCCTGTTATGACTTTGGAAAGCTGTGTTTCTTCAATCCGGCAGTTTGAAAAAGGAAAATTTGCAGGCTATGGATGCAGATGGGAAGCCAAATCTGATACCAATGTTGGCGTTGTACCAGTTGGCTATGCAGATGGATGGTTCAGGAGATTTTCTGAATGCGGTGTGAAAATTGCAGTAGATGGAAAAAACTATCCTATTTGCGGACGCATTTGCATGGATCAGTGTATGATAGATTTGGGTGCAGATTGTGCTGTAAAAAGATGGGACAAAGCCGTTTTGTTTGGGGACAGTTCAGATGGAGCTTTGCAAACTGCCGATGATATTGCGCATCTTACAGGTACAATTTCTTATGAAATAACCTGCGGAATCTCAAAGCGTGTTCCGCGTGTCTTTGTTCAGTGA
- a CDS encoding HAD family hydrolase: MVVFFDLDRTLMDFESAENLGIKAVFEKYKNEIHMGFDEFCVQWKKWAQHFFDKYSAGELTFDEQRKGRIAKVFELNGNPIKSKEELDSRFRLYWSTYEKECNLFSDALPALKKLSDLNIQMGIITNGDSENQRSKLKKAGVTDFFNPIVISSEVGISKPDLKIFQKAMELANSSENETWYIGDSLEHDIVPAKKLGINTLYLNRKRQGELKIEQKNPLYAEVKDFYEMTRIIETAIKG; this comes from the coding sequence ATGGTAGTTTTTTTCGATTTGGACAGAACGTTAATGGATTTTGAATCTGCGGAAAATCTTGGAATAAAAGCAGTTTTTGAAAAATACAAAAATGAAATCCACATGGGTTTTGACGAATTTTGCGTTCAATGGAAAAAATGGGCGCAGCATTTCTTTGACAAATATTCAGCAGGAGAGTTGACTTTTGACGAGCAGCGGAAAGGAAGAATCGCAAAAGTATTCGAGCTTAACGGAAACCCAATAAAATCAAAAGAGGAGCTTGATTCAAGGTTCAGACTTTATTGGTCAACTTACGAAAAGGAATGCAATCTTTTTTCCGACGCGCTGCCAGCATTAAAAAAACTTTCAGACTTGAATATTCAAATGGGAATTATAACAAACGGCGATTCTGAAAATCAGCGGTCAAAGCTAAAAAAAGCCGGCGTAACAGATTTTTTCAACCCGATTGTAATTTCCTCAGAAGTCGGAATCAGCAAGCCGGACTTGAAAATTTTTCAAAAAGCAATGGAACTTGCAAATTCATCAGAAAACGAAACTTGGTACATCGGGGACAGCCTGGAGCATGACATAGTTCCAGCAAAAAAACTTGGAATAAACACATTGTACCTTAACAGAAAACGGCAGGGCGAATTAAAAATTGAACAGAAAAATCCGCTGTATGCAGAAGTAAAAGATTTTTATGAAATGACTAGAATAATAGAAACTGCAATAAAAGGCTGA
- a CDS encoding zinc ribbon domain-containing protein, translating to MAEVKRAKYFCEGCGSEVAPNAKFCPKCGRFFAAVRCPNCGHIGAVRNFLKGCPSCHYAVTQEELYGTSSSGKDSEKKQLSRNSRKKIKKAFKLHKKSIFSDDVPAWLFVASIIALIVIFAALFMRCKS from the coding sequence ATGGCTGAAGTAAAACGAGCCAAATATTTCTGTGAAGGCTGCGGTTCAGAAGTCGCTCCGAATGCAAAATTCTGTCCAAAGTGCGGACGTTTTTTTGCGGCGGTAAGATGCCCGAATTGCGGCCACATAGGAGCTGTAAGAAATTTCTTAAAAGGCTGCCCTTCCTGCCATTATGCTGTAACTCAGGAAGAACTCTATGGAACTTCTTCAAGCGGAAAAGATTCAGAAAAAAAACAGCTTTCACGAAATTCACGGAAAAAAATAAAAAAAGCATTTAAGCTCCACAAAAAATCAATTTTCTCTGATGATGTTCCTGCCTGGCTTTTTGTTGCAAGCATTATCGCGCTGATTGTGATTTTTGCGGCTTTATTTATGAGATGCAAAAGCTGA